Proteins from a single region of Chryseobacterium sp. T16E-39:
- a CDS encoding EpsG family protein: protein MSLLHPYYIIAMIYMLFFSIQEVFGNKVEKKWFWFLGIYLIIIAGLRDSVGPDYGSYKGIYIYSDTKEYVSIFLKALHIEGSENVDIEWLYALINKILLNVFNAPFYVLTLVIAIFAIFFKIKYTEDNTFYPFTFTLFMFIPNFFIGESGQIRQNLGTFIIYFAIRYIKERKLWHYLFFVFLASGIHNVCYIFLPMYWLARVPLNKTVMLVLIIGSIFLSPFEVYKVFGNFLSNIASDSMLVEGFNGYVDETAQRLNGGFGIPEALMAILTFFLFAFDTPMKEKYPYYEYHRNYAVIGICLYFIFRNNPVFSSRLAGAFIGFSFVLIPNAMYVVSANTKRMIYSFIIALTIFNFVVFSSFRNIIGGRFTIDLYKNHILP from the coding sequence ATGAGTTTACTGCATCCATATTACATCATTGCCATGATCTATATGCTGTTTTTCAGTATTCAGGAGGTTTTTGGAAATAAAGTAGAGAAAAAGTGGTTTTGGTTTTTAGGTATTTACCTTATCATTATTGCGGGGCTACGTGATAGTGTAGGCCCGGATTATGGAAGTTATAAAGGGATATACATCTATTCAGATACGAAAGAATATGTGAGTATCTTTTTGAAAGCCCTGCATATAGAGGGTTCAGAAAATGTAGATATCGAGTGGCTATATGCATTGATCAATAAGATATTGCTTAATGTGTTCAATGCTCCGTTCTATGTTTTAACGCTGGTCATTGCAATTTTTGCTATATTTTTTAAGATAAAATATACTGAGGATAATACTTTTTATCCATTCACTTTTACACTGTTCATGTTTATTCCTAATTTCTTCATTGGGGAAAGCGGGCAGATAAGACAGAATCTTGGTACTTTTATCATTTATTTCGCAATCAGATATATTAAGGAGAGGAAGTTGTGGCATTATCTGTTTTTTGTCTTTCTGGCTTCCGGAATCCACAACGTGTGTTATATATTTCTGCCAATGTACTGGCTTGCCAGGGTACCTTTGAATAAAACAGTAATGTTGGTGCTGATCATTGGTTCAATATTTTTATCGCCGTTTGAAGTGTATAAAGTGTTTGGAAATTTTTTGAGCAATATCGCTTCTGACAGTATGCTGGTGGAAGGATTTAATGGATATGTGGATGAGACAGCCCAAAGGTTGAATGGTGGTTTTGGTATTCCTGAAGCATTAATGGCCATCCTTACCTTCTTTTTATTTGCATTTGATACTCCAATGAAAGAAAAGTATCCCTATTACGAATATCACAGGAACTATGCAGTGATTGGGATTTGTCTCTATTTTATATTTAGGAACAATCCTGTATTTTCTTCAAGGCTGGCCGGAGCGTTTATTGGATTCTCGTTTGTCCTGATTCCCAATGCGATGTATGTTGTTTCTGCCAATACAAAAAGAATGATCTATTCCTTTATTATAGCCTTGACTATATTTAATTTTGTGGTATTCTCCAGTTTCAGAAATATTATTGGAGGGAGGTTTACAATTGATCTTTATAAAAATCATATTCTACCGTAA
- a CDS encoding MMPL family transporter produces the protein MHRFFIFLYYLISKNRFLSILFTAGIALVCLFFASKINFEEDINQIIPKSEKSDLTAKVLKQLNFSDKIIVIIENKSSEDSFQLSETANIFLEKISPLKKYIGAIQGKVNDNEISETFDFVNQNLPLFLDENDYKKINEKLQKDSIAKQVENNYISLSSPTGLVTKEFIKKDPLGITFLGIKKLNALNISQDFKLEDNYIVTKDGKNLLLFIDPRNKSNDTKNNEFFVDQLNTIKDDINKQFKGKTEISYFGSPVIAVANAEQIKKDIQNTVMISMTVLLILLIYYFRNFFTPIIVFLPTVFSVLLALLILYFIKDKISAISLSVGAILIGITIDYSLHILTHYKHNNNIEELYKEITQPIILSSATTAVSFLCLVFVRSEALKDLGLFASITVMLSSISALIIVPQLYHPKEKAGHVSTNFIDRIGFYPYEKNKPLIIGCSLIIIACLFGFRHVGFNEDIGDLNYIPKDLKISEAKLQRLSDITSKSIYTISYGSSEEEALARNTQLNQFLEKEKKDGKILSYNSLGNVVLSEKDQQKKIENWKNFWDDNKKRQTVSELTNNGNKFGFNSSAFAQFTGLLNKNYSIRSLRDYEKIKALQVSEFLSNENGFYTVSNIVKVDETKRNVFIKDVEKKQDVLAIDRQQMNENFLGLLKRDFNTLINYSLLAIILTIIVFFRNFELTVLTMFPIVLTGIVTAGILYFLGLELNIFSTVVCTLIFGVGDDFSIFLTKAMQKEHTTGKNELPTYRISIILAVFTTILSIGSLIFAKHPALHSLALVALIGMFSVIIITSTLYPFWFRLLIINRAKKGLSPITFRLFLHSTLSFLYYGLGGFLFSLFGTVFVKNAGGNTLKYIKIFIAKFLTSVLYSNPFVKKVVINNPNEDFSKPAIIIANHTSFLDTLALAMTNYKIVYLVNDWVYNSPIFGKLVKALGFYPVSQGIENGIDKLKEKIEQGYSLVVFPEAERSYTNDVKRFHKGAFYLSEQLNLDILPMYIHGNSEVLPKGDFIIYDGSITVKVGERIDKDDHKFGTTYSERTKRINAYFREEFAKLRNELEDENYFRKKLFLSFLYKENDIVKEIKEDFNINKSAYFELNKHIPKEATVLHIADDYGQTDVLLTLQEASRKIFSLISDPEKREVAAHNYIVKRRKINYISSISEINKKVGILLVSNENYDLSTLGQLPEIIIFFNIKNILFQNSEYHSYFSSESIKIYKR, from the coding sequence ATGCATCGTTTTTTTATATTTCTATATTATTTAATTTCTAAAAATAGATTCCTATCTATATTATTTACAGCAGGAATCGCCTTGGTGTGCTTATTTTTTGCATCAAAAATAAATTTTGAGGAAGACATTAATCAGATTATTCCTAAAAGCGAAAAATCCGACCTGACTGCTAAAGTTCTTAAACAACTTAATTTTTCAGATAAGATCATAGTCATTATAGAGAATAAATCTTCTGAAGACAGCTTCCAGCTATCTGAAACCGCCAATATTTTTTTAGAAAAAATCTCTCCATTAAAAAAATACATCGGAGCAATTCAGGGAAAAGTAAATGATAATGAAATTTCCGAGACATTTGATTTTGTGAACCAGAATCTCCCACTGTTTTTAGATGAAAATGATTATAAAAAAATTAATGAGAAGCTTCAGAAAGACAGTATTGCGAAGCAGGTCGAAAATAACTATATCTCCCTGTCTTCTCCTACAGGTCTTGTTACAAAAGAATTTATAAAAAAAGATCCTCTTGGCATTACTTTTTTAGGCATCAAAAAATTAAATGCGCTCAATATCAGTCAGGATTTTAAACTGGAGGACAATTATATTGTTACCAAAGATGGAAAAAACCTTTTACTGTTCATCGATCCTAGAAATAAAAGTAATGATACCAAAAACAATGAATTTTTTGTAGATCAGCTGAATACAATAAAAGACGACATCAATAAACAGTTTAAAGGCAAAACAGAAATAAGTTACTTTGGATCTCCTGTAATTGCAGTTGCTAATGCAGAACAGATAAAAAAAGACATTCAGAATACGGTCATGATTTCTATGACTGTTCTTCTCATACTCCTTATCTATTACTTTAGAAATTTCTTTACACCTATTATTGTTTTCCTGCCCACGGTATTTTCCGTTTTACTGGCTTTACTTATATTATATTTCATCAAGGACAAGATTTCGGCAATTTCCCTAAGTGTCGGAGCAATCTTAATCGGAATCACGATAGACTATTCATTACATATTCTTACCCATTACAAACACAACAACAATATTGAAGAACTATACAAAGAAATCACCCAACCCATTATTTTAAGCAGCGCTACGACAGCAGTCTCTTTCTTATGCCTGGTCTTTGTAAGATCTGAAGCTTTGAAAGACCTGGGCTTGTTTGCTTCCATTACGGTAATGCTTTCTTCAATTTCAGCTTTGATTATCGTACCTCAGCTTTACCATCCAAAGGAAAAAGCAGGTCACGTAAGTACAAATTTCATTGATAGAATTGGCTTTTATCCCTACGAAAAAAACAAGCCCTTAATTATCGGATGCTCTTTAATAATCATTGCCTGCCTATTTGGATTCCGTCATGTTGGTTTTAATGAAGACATTGGTGATTTAAATTACATCCCGAAGGATCTGAAAATAAGTGAAGCTAAATTGCAAAGGCTTTCTGACATTACATCAAAATCAATCTATACAATTTCTTATGGTAGTTCAGAAGAAGAGGCCTTAGCGAGAAATACCCAGCTTAATCAATTTTTAGAAAAGGAAAAGAAGGATGGTAAAATCCTAAGCTATAATTCTTTAGGGAATGTTGTTCTCTCTGAAAAAGATCAACAAAAAAAGATTGAAAACTGGAAGAATTTCTGGGATGACAATAAAAAAAGACAAACAGTTTCTGAGTTGACCAACAACGGAAATAAATTCGGATTCAACAGTTCAGCTTTTGCCCAGTTTACAGGGCTTTTAAATAAAAACTACTCTATACGTAGTCTCAGGGATTATGAAAAGATAAAAGCACTGCAGGTATCAGAATTTCTAAGTAACGAAAATGGATTTTATACTGTTTCCAATATCGTTAAAGTAGATGAAACCAAAAGGAACGTTTTTATTAAGGATGTAGAAAAAAAACAGGATGTCCTTGCTATAGACCGCCAGCAAATGAATGAGAACTTTCTGGGGCTGTTAAAAAGGGATTTCAACACTTTGATCAATTATTCACTGTTGGCTATTATTCTTACGATTATTGTCTTCTTTAGAAACTTTGAACTAACTGTTCTTACCATGTTTCCTATTGTCTTAACGGGAATCGTTACCGCGGGGATATTGTATTTCCTGGGATTAGAACTTAATATTTTCAGTACCGTGGTTTGTACTTTAATTTTTGGAGTTGGAGATGATTTCAGTATTTTTCTTACCAAAGCCATGCAAAAAGAGCATACAACAGGAAAAAATGAACTCCCTACTTACAGGATTTCAATCATTTTAGCTGTTTTTACAACCATTTTGTCTATTGGCTCATTGATTTTTGCCAAACACCCGGCATTACATTCTTTAGCATTAGTTGCTTTAATAGGAATGTTCTCTGTGATCATCATTACTTCAACATTGTACCCATTCTGGTTTAGACTTTTAATAATTAACCGGGCAAAAAAGGGACTTTCTCCTATTACGTTCAGGCTATTCCTGCATTCAACACTATCGTTTTTATATTACGGTTTAGGGGGATTTCTTTTCTCTTTATTTGGAACCGTTTTTGTAAAAAATGCAGGCGGAAATACCTTGAAATATATCAAAATATTTATTGCAAAGTTCTTAACATCCGTTTTATACAGTAATCCTTTTGTTAAAAAAGTAGTTATTAATAATCCTAATGAAGATTTTAGCAAACCTGCTATTATTATTGCTAACCATACTTCTTTCTTAGATACTTTAGCTCTTGCAATGACCAATTACAAGATTGTCTATTTAGTTAATGACTGGGTTTATAACTCGCCCATTTTTGGAAAACTGGTAAAGGCATTAGGCTTTTATCCGGTTTCTCAGGGAATAGAAAATGGAATAGACAAACTGAAGGAAAAAATAGAACAGGGATATTCTCTGGTTGTCTTCCCGGAAGCAGAACGCTCTTACACCAACGATGTAAAAAGATTCCATAAAGGAGCTTTTTACCTTTCGGAACAACTCAATTTAGACATCCTGCCAATGTATATTCATGGAAACTCTGAAGTATTACCGAAAGGCGATTTCATTATTTATGACGGAAGCATTACAGTGAAAGTTGGCGAGCGTATTGATAAAGATGATCATAAATTCGGAACCACCTATTCAGAAAGAACAAAGAGGATCAATGCCTATTTCAGAGAAGAGTTTGCAAAACTAAGAAATGAACTTGAAGATGAAAATTACTTTAGAAAGAAGTTATTCTTAAGTTTCTTATATAAAGAGAATGATATTGTAAAAGAGATCAAAGAAGATTTCAATATCAATAAGTCAGCCTACTTTGAACTGAATAAGCACATCCCAAAAGAAGCAACTGTTCTTCATATTGCTGACGATTATGGGCAAACAGATGTTTTACTGACTCTTCAGGAGGCGAGCCGGAAGATATTCAGTCTGATTTCCGACCCTGAGAAAAGAGAAGTGGCAGCCCACAACTATATTGTAAAAAGAAGAAAAATAAACTATATATCGAGCATTTCAGAGATTAATAAAAAGGTTGGTATACTTTTAGTTTCTAATGAAAACTATGATTTAAGTACTCTTGGGCAACTGCCTGAAATTATTATTTTCTTCAATATCAAAAACATATTGTTTCAAAACAGTGAATATCATTCATATTTTAGTTCAGAATCAATTAAAATATACAAGAGATAA
- a CDS encoding beta-ketoacyl-ACP synthase III, whose protein sequence is MNDVFITKASTYLPNEPVSNDEMESYLGLVNDTPSKARALILRNNQITTRYYALDKNSQPTHTNAQITAKAVEGLFDENFTKEDIQLLSCGTTSADQIQPSHASMVHGELKVGKSIEINTSTGLCNSGMNAFNYGFLSVKAGVRDNAVCVGSERFSAWMTADKFNHEAENLKLLEERPIIAFKREFLRWMLSDGAGALLLENKPRENSVSLKVEFIDFYSYAHEIEACMYSGCEKQEDGSLKSWADYSSDEWLKQSLFALKQDTKLLDQYILVKGAESLRASFDKHQLDPDKIDHVLAHISSGYFKNGLKEEFAKKGMDFPWEKWYYNLSEVGNIGAGSIFIALEELMNSGKLKKGEKVLLCVPESGRFAYSCALLTVC, encoded by the coding sequence ATGAACGACGTATTTATAACCAAAGCTTCAACATACTTACCCAATGAGCCTGTTTCTAATGATGAAATGGAAAGCTATCTTGGCTTGGTCAATGACACTCCTTCTAAAGCGAGAGCTCTAATCTTAAGAAATAACCAGATTACAACGAGATATTACGCCTTAGATAAAAACAGCCAACCTACTCATACCAATGCTCAGATTACAGCAAAGGCGGTGGAAGGTCTGTTCGATGAGAATTTTACAAAAGAAGATATCCAACTGTTATCTTGCGGAACCACTTCTGCGGATCAGATTCAGCCTTCCCATGCTTCTATGGTTCATGGAGAACTGAAAGTTGGAAAATCTATAGAAATTAATACTTCAACCGGACTATGTAATTCAGGGATGAATGCCTTCAATTACGGTTTTCTTTCTGTAAAAGCAGGGGTGCGGGACAATGCAGTCTGTGTAGGATCTGAAAGATTTTCTGCATGGATGACCGCTGATAAATTTAATCATGAAGCAGAAAACTTAAAGTTGCTGGAAGAAAGACCGATCATTGCTTTTAAAAGAGAGTTTTTAAGATGGATGCTTTCCGATGGTGCAGGAGCTTTACTGTTGGAAAACAAACCAAGAGAAAACAGTGTTTCTTTAAAAGTGGAATTCATTGATTTCTATTCTTATGCACACGAGATCGAGGCTTGTATGTATTCCGGCTGTGAAAAACAGGAAGATGGTAGTTTAAAGTCTTGGGCAGATTATTCTTCTGACGAATGGCTGAAGCAATCGCTTTTTGCTTTGAAGCAGGACACCAAGCTTTTAGATCAATATATATTAGTAAAAGGAGCAGAAAGCTTAAGAGCTTCTTTCGATAAACACCAATTAGATCCGGATAAAATAGACCACGTTTTAGCTCATATCTCTTCAGGTTATTTTAAAAACGGACTTAAAGAAGAATTCGCTAAAAAAGGAATGGACTTTCCTTGGGAAAAATGGTATTACAATCTTTCTGAAGTAGGAAATATCGGAGCGGGTTCTATTTTTATCGCACTGGAGGAATTAATGAATTCCGGAAAATTGAAAAAAGGTGAAAAAGTACTTCTTTGTGTTCCTGAAAGTGGAAGATTTGCTTATTCTTGCGCACTATTAACGGTTTGCTAA
- a CDS encoding ABC transporter permease yields MKIKEDNIINIHHFLPHREPMLMVDYILELTEQNVITSFQITADNIFVHNNELVEAGLIENSAQTCSSIVGQSFFEGPEVETKVIGFITNIKKIDVFSLPKVGDTIISKASLISKYENICNIFCETFNNDELLIRAEINLFIQKLS; encoded by the coding sequence ATGAAAATTAAGGAAGACAATATCATCAATATTCATCACTTTTTACCTCATCGTGAACCGATGCTGATGGTGGATTATATTTTGGAATTGACAGAGCAGAATGTTATTACTTCCTTTCAGATAACAGCAGATAACATTTTTGTACATAACAATGAACTTGTAGAAGCAGGATTAATTGAAAATTCAGCTCAAACCTGCTCATCTATTGTAGGGCAAAGCTTTTTTGAAGGTCCCGAGGTGGAAACAAAGGTCATAGGTTTTATTACCAATATTAAAAAGATTGATGTATTCTCATTACCCAAAGTAGGCGATACCATTATTTCAAAGGCATCACTTATTTCTAAATATGAAAATATCTGCAATATTTTCTGTGAAACTTTTAATAATGATGAGTTACTGATAAGAGCAGAAATCAATTTGTTTATTCAAAAGCTATCATAA